One Sporomusaceae bacterium ACPt DNA window includes the following coding sequences:
- a CDS encoding Putative glutamine amidotransferase: MRKPIIGITSNTVPAEGTVLSGMVRAFVSTDYINAVAKAGGIPLLLPPVADSALAREQVMAVDGLVMSGGPDIDPLLYGEEPLEKLETVNPYRDEYELMIIKVADQLKKPVLGICRGIQLINVAYGGTLYQDMSLIDGCSTKHFQSTTTRDALWHTVVIEPESTLAGIIGKEPLRVNSYHHQALKTVAPGFTVTARSKDGVIEAIEHQNGHFVLGVQWHPEMLAAKVPAMLALFAALVKEAGKR; the protein is encoded by the coding sequence TTGCGGAAACCGATTATTGGAATCACCAGCAACACCGTACCGGCGGAGGGAACTGTTCTTTCCGGTATGGTAAGGGCCTTTGTCAGTACCGACTACATTAATGCTGTAGCCAAAGCGGGAGGGATACCGCTCCTATTGCCGCCGGTAGCAGATTCCGCTCTCGCCCGGGAACAGGTTATGGCAGTTGACGGACTGGTAATGTCAGGAGGTCCGGACATTGATCCACTGCTGTACGGCGAAGAACCTCTGGAAAAACTGGAAACAGTCAACCCTTACCGCGATGAATACGAATTAATGATCATCAAGGTAGCAGACCAATTGAAAAAACCCGTATTAGGCATTTGCCGGGGCATACAACTGATCAACGTTGCCTATGGGGGAACACTGTATCAGGACATGTCCCTGATAGATGGCTGCAGCACCAAACATTTTCAAAGCACAACCACCAGGGATGCCCTGTGGCACACGGTGGTCATTGAACCGGAATCAACATTAGCCGGTATTATCGGCAAAGAGCCTCTGCGGGTTAACAGCTATCATCATCAGGCGCTAAAAACTGTTGCTCCGGGGTTTACCGTCACTGCCCGTTCCAAAGACGGAGTCATTGAAGCGATAGAACATCAAAACGGTCATTTTGTTTTAGGTGTTCAGTGGCACCCGGAAATGCTGGCTGCTAAAGTTCCTGCCATGCTGGCCCTGTTCGCAGCACTGGTCAAGGAAGCAGGAAAGCGTTAA
- the sdcS_2 gene encoding Sodium-dependent dicarboxylate transporter SdcS: METVKTPEQASMQVNAKLTLEEQKFDFRRKTIGLFLGPALGLLIYFMPIAGLKAQAHGLLAIVAFVATWWITEPVPIPVSSMLGPVIASLMGIVNPTQAFAPFANPLIFLFMGSFMLATAMMSHGLDKRFAYAILSMKWVGSSPTRILLALGLVTALCSGWVSNTATAAMMFPIAMGLLLAIKDMHTAAGREIDLEKYKYATGLMLMAGYASSVGGVLTPVGTPPNIIMIGLLEQMGGVRVSFFQWMIWGSIAMIAYFGIVFVVLKKMFPADVDHIEGAEQLIRERRANLGPWKAGEINAVIAFTAAVVLWVLPGFLAMIYGAGDPILNTYNKYFSEAVVAMLAGLMLFLLPTNWAERKFTLSWADAVKGIDWGTLILFGGGLSLGGMMYTTGLSKWLGDLIVAATGANSQAVIVTIFAVFSLIMSELTSHTAATNMVGPLGITVAISAGLNPVPVAVAIALSSSLGFMLPVSTPPNAIVYGSGFIPITKMIKSGAIIDLIGIALVTIPLVIYVVKWVGY, translated from the coding sequence ATGGAAACGGTTAAAACGCCGGAACAAGCATCTATGCAAGTAAATGCAAAGCTTACTTTGGAAGAACAAAAGTTTGACTTTAGGCGAAAGACAATCGGTTTATTTCTTGGTCCGGCACTGGGGTTGCTGATTTATTTTATGCCAATTGCTGGCTTAAAGGCGCAAGCACATGGTTTGCTGGCAATTGTGGCTTTTGTGGCTACGTGGTGGATTACGGAGCCGGTTCCAATACCGGTCAGCTCGATGTTAGGACCTGTTATTGCCTCGTTGATGGGAATTGTAAATCCGACACAGGCATTTGCCCCATTTGCCAACCCATTGATTTTTCTTTTCATGGGTAGCTTTATGCTAGCCACGGCTATGATGAGTCACGGTTTAGACAAGCGCTTCGCGTATGCCATCTTGTCGATGAAATGGGTGGGGTCAAGCCCGACAAGAATTTTATTGGCTTTAGGGCTTGTAACGGCACTTTGCTCAGGATGGGTAAGCAATACGGCGACAGCTGCTATGATGTTCCCGATAGCCATGGGATTACTGCTGGCAATAAAGGATATGCATACAGCTGCAGGTAGAGAAATTGATCTTGAAAAATATAAATATGCGACAGGGCTTATGCTAATGGCTGGTTATGCATCTTCCGTAGGGGGAGTACTGACCCCGGTAGGTACCCCGCCTAACATCATTATGATTGGCCTGTTGGAACAAATGGGCGGGGTGAGAGTTTCCTTCTTTCAATGGATGATCTGGGGTTCAATCGCTATGATCGCGTACTTTGGCATAGTCTTTGTTGTTCTTAAAAAAATGTTTCCCGCTGACGTGGACCACATTGAAGGTGCAGAACAACTGATCCGAGAGCGCCGGGCTAACCTTGGACCATGGAAAGCCGGAGAAATAAATGCGGTCATTGCTTTTACCGCAGCCGTAGTCTTATGGGTTTTGCCAGGTTTTTTGGCCATGATATATGGAGCCGGCGACCCTATATTGAACACTTATAACAAGTATTTTTCCGAAGCGGTTGTAGCAATGCTGGCAGGTTTAATGTTGTTTCTTCTGCCAACAAATTGGGCTGAGCGAAAGTTTACGCTGTCATGGGCTGATGCGGTCAAAGGCATTGATTGGGGAACGCTGATTCTGTTTGGGGGCGGATTATCATTAGGCGGCATGATGTACACTACCGGCTTGTCGAAATGGCTTGGCGATTTAATCGTTGCGGCTACAGGAGCAAACTCCCAGGCCGTAATTGTTACAATCTTTGCCGTGTTCTCGCTGATTATGTCTGAATTAACGTCCCATACCGCAGCGACCAATATGGTTGGACCGTTGGGCATAACTGTAGCTATTTCAGCAGGCCTGAACCCTGTGCCTGTAGCGGTAGCCATTGCCCTTTCATCATCTCTCGGGTTTATGCTCCCGGTATCAACGCCGCCTAACGCGATTGTCTACGGCAGCGGTTTCATTCCCATTACAAAAATGATTAAGTCCGGGGCCATTATCGACCTCATTGGAATTGCCCTGGTTACAATACCGCTTGTTATATATGTTGTCAAATGGGTTGGTTATTAG
- the hexR gene encoding HTH-type transcriptional regulator HexR, with protein sequence MLGESLFSIIRTHYHTLSSTQKLIADYVLNHSETAVLLSISDLAAECKTSETTVMRFLQKLGYSSYQVFRVKMAQELSGRVPQAIYVDIKDQEINSSDDEAKIKRKVLSSVATSIHDLNHLINDDDLSQAVSLLYQANKILFFGSGGSAVVAHDAFHKFLRLGLNVVNEFSPHLMYLHCTHTTARDVIFLVSHSGESKEVIECANLAKKNQARIIALTSYKNSTLAKLADVCFLSSTSEKKYHTDAMVSRIIQLIIVDLLYVPLVLKLGQKGIRNINKSRLAVAWTKT encoded by the coding sequence ATGTTAGGCGAGAGTCTGTTTTCAATCATTAGAACTCATTATCATACATTATCATCTACCCAAAAATTGATAGCAGACTATGTGCTTAACCATAGTGAAACAGCGGTGCTTCTTTCCATCAGCGATTTGGCGGCTGAGTGCAAAACAAGCGAAACCACGGTGATGCGCTTTTTGCAAAAGCTTGGGTATTCTTCTTATCAGGTTTTTAGAGTAAAAATGGCCCAAGAACTATCCGGCCGGGTGCCGCAGGCCATTTATGTGGATATAAAAGACCAGGAGATAAATAGCAGCGATGATGAAGCAAAGATAAAACGCAAAGTACTATCGTCGGTTGCAACCTCGATTCACGATCTTAATCATCTAATCAATGATGATGATCTTTCCCAGGCCGTTTCTTTATTATATCAAGCAAACAAAATTTTATTTTTTGGCAGCGGTGGTTCGGCAGTTGTAGCCCATGATGCTTTTCATAAATTTTTACGTTTAGGTCTGAATGTTGTCAATGAGTTTAGTCCCCATCTTATGTATCTTCATTGCACACATACAACAGCCCGGGATGTTATTTTTCTGGTATCCCATTCCGGTGAAAGCAAAGAAGTCATTGAATGTGCCAATCTTGCGAAGAAGAACCAAGCGCGTATCATTGCTCTCACAAGCTACAAGAACTCTACATTGGCAAAACTTGCTGATGTTTGCTTTTTAAGTTCAACCAGTGAAAAGAAGTATCATACTGATGCCATGGTTTCCAGAATTATTCAACTCATTATTGTAGACTTATTGTATGTACCGCTTGTTCTTAAACTTGGGCAAAAGGGAATTCGCAATATCAATAAGTCCCGGCTGGCAGTCGCGTGGACCAAAACATAG
- the garR gene encoding 2-hydroxy-3-oxopropionate reductase — translation MKKIGVVGLGIMGQPMAGHLLNAGYEVFVYNRTASKAEPLIKKGAKVCGTPAEVAQHCDAVVVMVKADAEVEAMVLGSNGLIAGARPGLIILNSSTILPQTSKRLAQEVAAKGVIMLDCPVTGSGVQAKEAKLTFMVGGDKATFDKCLPLFLVMGKQAFYMGESGAGSYMKLANNSLMAINLLSLAESLTMAYKSGIDPELFLQVVNGGGARSAVAEAKIPKIINRDFTPAFGTAMLAKDLGLIYELAKELQIPTPVMASVREMIHMAVVKGYGDEDVCSVIKCYEELAGVEIKRAGNYKSPAQV, via the coding sequence ATGAAAAAAATCGGTGTTGTCGGATTAGGTATTATGGGTCAACCCATGGCCGGGCATTTGCTAAATGCAGGATATGAAGTGTTTGTCTACAACCGGACGGCAAGTAAGGCCGAGCCTCTGATAAAAAAAGGAGCCAAAGTGTGCGGCACGCCCGCGGAAGTAGCACAGCATTGCGATGCAGTAGTAGTTATGGTGAAAGCAGACGCAGAAGTTGAAGCAATGGTCCTGGGAAGCAATGGACTTATCGCGGGAGCACGGCCTGGGCTCATCATTCTTAATAGCAGTACAATTTTACCCCAAACCAGCAAGCGGCTGGCACAAGAAGTTGCTGCTAAAGGTGTTATCATGCTGGATTGCCCGGTAACCGGCAGCGGCGTTCAAGCCAAAGAAGCTAAACTGACATTTATGGTTGGCGGTGATAAGGCAACTTTTGACAAGTGTTTGCCCCTGTTTTTGGTTATGGGTAAACAGGCATTTTACATGGGTGAAAGCGGTGCCGGTTCCTACATGAAGTTGGCCAATAACTCTTTGATGGCTATTAATCTGCTTTCGTTGGCTGAATCGCTCACGATGGCCTACAAAAGCGGCATAGACCCCGAGTTATTTTTGCAGGTAGTCAATGGCGGCGGTGCCCGCAGTGCTGTGGCCGAGGCCAAAATTCCCAAAATTATCAACCGCGATTTTACCCCTGCCTTCGGTACGGCTATGCTCGCAAAAGACCTTGGCTTAATTTATGAATTAGCCAAAGAACTGCAAATACCAACTCCAGTTATGGCCTCTGTCAGGGAAATGATCCATATGGCTGTTGTTAAAGGGTATGGCGACGAAGATGTTTGCAGTGTTATCAAGTGTTATGAAGAACTGGCCGGTGTCGAGATAAAAAGAGCCGGCAACTACAAGTCGCCGGCCCAAGTCTAA
- the iadA gene encoding Isoaspartyl dipeptidase: protein MALLIKNGSIYAPEYLGEQDVLIIDNKITRVENKIEEINISGCLPDVEVINAKGKIVVPGFIDQHVHLIGGGGETGFASRTPEVVLSKVIEAGVTTLVGLLGTDGFTRNVEALYAKAKGLEKEGVTTFIYTGSYATPSITITGSVARDIMFVDKVIGVKMALSDHRCSHFTMEELTRLASDARLAGILSGKPGLVHIHVGSGKEMLNMVMQVVDKTDIPVTQFIPTHVTRPGGLFEQAKEFARKGGRIDVTSFAELNPEGKMKPSKALIECIRDGVPAGNVTVSSDGNGSVPKYDSRKNIIGMDVGRLDTSHLVFKNLVKEEGLDIGTALRFFTSNVAKVLGIYPNKGCIQRGSDADIVVMDQDLNLDMVFAGGKIMMETGKVIVKGTFEV, encoded by the coding sequence ATGGCACTGTTAATAAAAAACGGCAGTATATACGCGCCTGAATATCTTGGTGAGCAAGATGTTTTAATTATTGATAACAAAATCACCAGGGTGGAAAACAAAATTGAGGAAATTAACATCTCCGGCTGTCTGCCGGATGTCGAAGTGATAAATGCCAAAGGAAAAATAGTTGTACCCGGATTTATTGACCAACATGTCCATCTTATTGGCGGCGGCGGAGAAACGGGGTTTGCCAGCCGCACTCCGGAAGTAGTATTGTCAAAAGTGATTGAAGCTGGGGTTACTACCCTTGTTGGCCTATTGGGGACCGACGGGTTTACCCGCAATGTCGAAGCGTTATATGCGAAAGCAAAAGGATTGGAAAAAGAGGGTGTTACCACATTTATATACACCGGTTCTTACGCGACGCCAAGTATTACCATAACTGGCAGTGTCGCCAGGGATATCATGTTTGTTGATAAAGTAATTGGCGTAAAAATGGCTTTGTCGGACCACCGGTGTTCTCACTTTACTATGGAGGAGTTGACCCGCCTGGCTTCTGATGCCCGCCTGGCAGGCATCCTGAGCGGTAAACCGGGTCTGGTACACATCCATGTGGGCAGCGGTAAAGAAATGTTAAATATGGTTATGCAGGTTGTAGACAAAACCGATATACCTGTTACTCAGTTTATTCCTACCCATGTAACGCGCCCCGGGGGGCTTTTCGAGCAGGCCAAAGAATTTGCCAGGAAGGGCGGCCGGATTGATGTTACTTCTTTTGCGGAATTGAATCCGGAGGGGAAGATGAAACCGAGCAAAGCGCTGATAGAATGCATTCGGGACGGCGTTCCGGCGGGAAATGTCACGGTAAGTTCCGATGGAAACGGAAGTGTCCCGAAATATGACAGCCGGAAAAATATTATCGGCATGGATGTAGGAAGATTGGATACTTCGCATTTAGTGTTTAAAAATCTGGTTAAGGAAGAGGGACTGGACATAGGTACGGCTTTACGGTTTTTTACCTCCAATGTGGCCAAAGTCCTGGGCATTTATCCCAATAAAGGATGTATCCAAAGAGGAAGTGACGCTGACATCGTGGTGATGGACCAGGACTTAAATCTTGATATGGTTTTTGCCGGGGGAAAAATAATGATGGAAACGGGGAAGGTGATAGTCAAAGGGACTTTCGAGGTGTAA